A genomic segment from Treponema sp. Marseille-Q3903 encodes:
- a CDS encoding RluA family pseudouridine synthase — MANKRLDYSVVYCDDDFIVLNKRSGLLIAADRYNPEEPRLDLLAEKEFGKIYAVHRIDKDTSGLIVYARNLEAQKNISMQFEKREVQKIYHALVYGHPMWQTLHVDMPLLPDGDARHRTVPSKKYGKPSVTDFKLIGNCGPYSWLEARPKTGRTHQIRVHIASSGFSIVCDPLYGGNQKPVRLSEIKKKWNGDETEERPLLKRLALHAYKIEFAHPSTGEKVSFTAEYPKDMEATRKQLANLFNVDPLA, encoded by the coding sequence ATGGCTAACAAAAGATTAGATTACAGCGTTGTCTATTGCGATGATGATTTTATTGTGCTGAACAAAAGAAGCGGACTTTTGATTGCGGCAGACCGTTACAATCCCGAAGAACCGCGTCTTGATTTGCTTGCCGAAAAAGAATTTGGTAAGATTTATGCTGTTCACAGAATCGATAAAGATACATCAGGTTTGATTGTCTACGCGCGAAATCTTGAAGCTCAAAAAAATATTTCTATGCAGTTTGAAAAACGCGAAGTTCAAAAAATATATCATGCGCTCGTTTACGGTCACCCGATGTGGCAAACTCTACACGTTGATATGCCTCTCCTACCTGATGGAGATGCCCGTCACCGCACAGTTCCAAGCAAGAAATATGGAAAACCTTCTGTTACAGACTTCAAATTGATTGGCAATTGCGGGCCTTATTCATGGCTCGAAGCAAGGCCTAAAACAGGACGCACGCACCAGATTCGCGTTCACATCGCTTCAAGCGGTTTTTCAATTGTCTGTGATCCTTTATATGGCGGAAACCAAAAACCTGTTCGTTTGAGTGAAATCAAAAAAAAATGGAACGGAGACGAAACTGAAGAACGACCGCTGCTGAAAAGACTTGCACTTCACGCTTATAAAATTGAATTTGCACATCCTTCAACAGGAGAAAAAGTCAGTTTTACTGCTGAATATCCAAAAGATATGGAAGCGACGCGCAAGCAGCTTGCAAATCTCTTTAATGTTGATCCGCTTGCATAA
- a CDS encoding omptin family outer membrane protease — MKRFFLIFFAVFFYMYNLSAFDDKKIRFDFSTSYQLLNGFINEYVFDKNCLNTDNKESELDWDVKNISAIGFGADIFLFEHGFAGLSGKFAVSQKSGIMQDYDWLNSLALIDKNIPDSWYNNPHTELTNYSKHDNHLAQYHSFEARVGWNFYLPFEITLSPFAAYQYEFIHFDGSDGYSTYKEDNWKQKDFYGKVISYKQEANAFLFGLTAKIDFIPKTSIKSTIMISPNLTKLDTLDLHYLRQTAFLDRMKNVFQLQANIEAQYLFTKYMKVGISASVQYIPLSKGLDYTRRITSKGNYAETRWSGPLKNVFGGTSRFLWSTGITCTFSL; from the coding sequence ATGAAACGCTTTTTTTTGATATTTTTTGCTGTTTTCTTCTATATGTATAATTTATCTGCATTTGATGATAAAAAAATCAGGTTTGATTTTTCAACTTCGTATCAGCTGTTAAATGGCTTTATCAATGAATATGTATTTGACAAAAACTGTCTTAATACAGACAACAAAGAAAGTGAACTTGATTGGGATGTAAAAAATATTTCAGCGATCGGGTTTGGCGCCGATATTTTTTTATTTGAGCATGGATTTGCAGGATTATCAGGAAAATTCGCCGTTTCCCAAAAAAGCGGCATCATGCAAGATTATGACTGGCTCAATTCTCTTGCATTGATTGATAAAAATATTCCAGATTCATGGTACAACAACCCTCACACAGAGTTGACAAATTATTCAAAACACGATAATCACCTAGCTCAATATCACTCATTTGAAGCACGAGTTGGATGGAATTTCTATCTTCCATTTGAAATCACGCTTTCTCCGTTTGCCGCTTATCAATACGAGTTTATTCATTTTGATGGCTCTGACGGTTATAGCACGTACAAAGAAGATAATTGGAAACAAAAAGATTTTTATGGAAAAGTGATTTCATATAAACAAGAAGCGAACGCATTTTTATTCGGACTAACGGCAAAGATTGATTTTATTCCGAAAACATCAATAAAATCTACAATCATGATAAGCCCGAATCTTACAAAACTAGATACTCTTGATTTACATTATCTTAGACAAACTGCATTTTTAGACAGGATGAAAAACGTTTTCCAATTGCAGGCAAACATTGAGGCTCAATATCTCTTTACAAAATATATGAAAGTCGGAATTTCTGCCTCTGTCCAGTACATTCCGCTTTCTAAAGGTCTAGACTACACAAGAAGAATAACTTCAAAAGGCAACTACGCGGAGACGAGGTGGAGCGGTCCGCTAAAAAATGTTTTTGGCGGCACATCACGCTTTTTGTGGTCAACCGGAATTACATGCACTTTTTCACTCTGA
- a CDS encoding hemolysin family protein, producing MNVHTLLLLFFLLLCVGFFTSSETAYLLLPKLKLRSMIEERKKNAAVIAKLKSNMDRLLTTVLIGTNFLNSFASAIATALAINVFGSKGSAIAPFVTAFFITTFGQIVPKTAAGLYPDKVAQFSSIPLLVIEYIFFPIVWLFEKLSHKVVVLVEKFMKPAGAIVTEEELKTLIDVGSNEGTIEKDESKLLYKIIRFNNLLVNDVMKHRSRVCMIEEAATYEQVIKEFLSSDFSTLTVYKKTPEHVVGVLNYKKIMFGSDTEDKGKGYAGRMKSDVRFVPGTMDVLELLQIFRTSEHKFAVVLDEQGQPEGIITIEDILHLVFGHMTDENSYDDTAPEDKVQLISPNTFIVPGDMKIEDVNDILELNLESEDMNTIGGWLLEQFGYLPSAGNFIIKDKNIFTAEDVEQRRITFVRVKKCM from the coding sequence GTGAACGTACATACATTATTGCTGCTGTTTTTCCTCCTGCTGTGTGTCGGCTTTTTTACATCTTCCGAAACGGCGTATCTCTTGCTGCCAAAATTAAAGTTGCGCAGCATGATTGAAGAGCGTAAAAAAAATGCAGCTGTGATTGCAAAATTAAAGTCAAATATGGATCGACTTTTGACAACTGTGCTGATCGGTACAAACTTTTTGAACTCTTTTGCATCGGCGATAGCTACTGCGCTTGCAATAAACGTTTTTGGCAGCAAAGGCTCTGCAATCGCACCTTTTGTCACCGCCTTTTTCATCACGACATTCGGTCAGATTGTTCCAAAAACAGCTGCCGGTCTATATCCAGATAAAGTTGCACAGTTTTCGTCAATTCCTCTTCTTGTTATTGAATATATTTTCTTTCCAATTGTATGGCTTTTTGAAAAATTGTCGCATAAAGTTGTAGTTTTAGTCGAAAAGTTTATGAAACCGGCAGGGGCAATTGTGACAGAAGAAGAGCTGAAAACTCTGATAGACGTCGGTTCGAACGAAGGCACAATAGAAAAAGACGAGAGCAAACTCCTGTACAAAATAATAAGGTTCAACAATCTCCTTGTAAACGACGTGATGAAACACCGTTCAAGAGTCTGCATGATTGAAGAAGCTGCAACTTATGAGCAAGTGATAAAGGAATTTTTATCGTCAGATTTTTCGACGCTGACAGTTTACAAAAAGACTCCCGAACATGTTGTAGGAGTTCTCAATTATAAAAAAATAATGTTTGGTTCCGACACAGAAGACAAAGGCAAGGGCTATGCCGGCAGAATGAAAAGCGACGTCCGTTTTGTTCCGGGCACGATGGACGTTCTTGAACTTCTGCAAATTTTTCGCACAAGTGAACACAAGTTTGCAGTTGTTTTAGATGAGCAAGGGCAGCCTGAAGGAATAATTACAATAGAAGATATTCTTCACTTGGTGTTTGGTCACATGACCGATGAAAATTCATACGACGATACAGCACCGGAAGATAAAGTTCAGTTGATTTCTCCAAATACTTTTATCGTGCCGGGCGATATGAAGATAGAAGATGTAAACGATATTTTAGAATTAAACCTAGAATCAGAAGATATGAATACAATCGGAGGCTGGCTGCTCGAACAGTTCGGCTATCTGCCGTCGGCAGGAAACTTTATTATAAAAGATAAAAATATTTTTACAGCAGAAGATGTCGAACAGCGCCGCATAACTTTTGTCAGAGTGAAAAAGTGCATGTAA
- a CDS encoding hemolysin family protein: protein MENSGQGIPVNLIIILIVLIIFSMLFSVSESSFLGMNKLRLRILRKNKDKRAMIAGKLLDHRERLINSVLVSNDIANIMISSIITSIALELVGEKGVGIATFIATILLLIFGEITPKTISTRCPDKIAYALAPFVQVVVWVMSPVVMIVTFIARCVLRIFGIKTKTKKASYTESEIKTFFDISSEHGVLKKNENRMMSQVFKFSDLEAQDIMVPRTKIKAVASDANYRYIVEMCQRLGYTRFPVYRKSIDDIIGIIYLKDMIAFRDNQENFNIQKVMRPPLFILGTKKITSVQELLFDSRQSMAIIVDEYSGTDGVITEKDIAKEIFALPGDDSLRGKVFDFDEVENKSDFEINGSVLLRDLSEDLHIALESSINETIGGWFAEQIDRMPEQGDSLTFGGWTFTVKKIQSHRIERLNIKKTLEAEQ from the coding sequence ATGGAAAATTCGGGGCAAGGGATTCCGGTAAATCTGATTATAATCCTCATTGTTTTGATTATATTTTCTATGCTTTTTTCGGTTTCGGAGAGTTCGTTTCTTGGGATGAACAAACTCCGTCTCAGAATCCTCAGAAAAAATAAAGATAAAAGAGCGATGATCGCAGGAAAACTTTTAGATCACCGAGAACGGCTTATAAATTCCGTTTTAGTTTCAAACGATATAGCAAATATCATGATTTCGTCTATCATAACTTCAATTGCGCTTGAGCTTGTCGGCGAAAAAGGAGTTGGAATTGCAACATTTATCGCGACAATTTTACTTTTGATTTTCGGTGAAATCACTCCAAAGACGATTTCTACACGCTGCCCTGATAAGATAGCTTATGCGCTTGCTCCTTTTGTTCAAGTTGTTGTCTGGGTTATGAGTCCTGTCGTCATGATTGTGACATTTATAGCTCGTTGTGTTCTACGTATTTTTGGAATAAAGACAAAAACAAAAAAAGCGTCGTATACGGAGTCTGAGATAAAAACTTTTTTCGACATAAGTTCTGAGCACGGAGTGCTTAAAAAAAATGAAAACAGAATGATGTCGCAAGTTTTCAAATTTTCAGATCTTGAAGCTCAAGATATCATGGTCCCTCGCACAAAAATAAAAGCGGTCGCCAGTGATGCAAACTATCGCTACATTGTAGAAATGTGCCAGCGGCTTGGCTACACGCGTTTTCCAGTCTACAGGAAGTCTATCGACGACATAATCGGAATAATTTACCTAAAAGATATGATAGCTTTTCGCGACAATCAAGAAAACTTTAATATTCAAAAAGTTATGCGTCCGCCTCTTTTTATACTTGGAACAAAAAAAATAACGTCTGTCCAAGAGCTCCTTTTTGACAGCCGCCAGTCGATGGCAATCATCGTAGATGAATATTCTGGTACAGACGGAGTTATCACAGAAAAAGACATTGCAAAAGAGATTTTTGCGCTGCCTGGAGACGATTCTCTCCGCGGCAAAGTTTTTGATTTTGATGAAGTAGAAAATAAATCTGATTTTGAAATAAACGGCTCTGTTTTGCTCCGAGATTTAAGCGAAGACCTGCACATTGCCCTTGAATCGAGTATAAACGAAACTATAGGCGGATGGTTTGCAGAGCAGATAGATAGAATGCCGGAACAAGGAGATTCCCTTACTTTTGGCGGCTGGACGTTTACTGTAAAAAAAATCCAGTCACACAGAATAGAAAGACTCAATATCAAAAAAACTTTGGAGGCGGAACAGTGA
- a CDS encoding phosphoribosylformylglycinamidine synthase, with protein MYRLYVERKPGFENEAKRYLSEINGFLGISSVTAVRYFNRYDIENVSENIAKIAATRIFSEPQSDYVTYEKLPKNESVREIVWEFLPGQYDQRADSAEQCLSLLRAGLKNIKTLSQSPSVRCAKVVLLSGSISDAEIKKIENYLINPVDSRLTTDDEIPKTLKLHVEEPFDIPVVDGFIKMDDKTLEEYRNKMGLAMDFSDIKFLQDYFKGEKRDPVETEIRVLDTYWSDHCRHTTFLTELKDIKIADGSYSSLFKNSLEKYNKMRTDLYVGRKDKHVCLMDMAVIGMKYLKKHGKLEDMEVSEENNACSVYIDVHYTTDENGKKLDSADPKATERWLMMFKNETHNHPTEIEPFGGAATCLGGAIRDPLSGRSWVYQSMRITGASDPTVPLSDTMKGKLPQIKLCREAAQGFSSYGNQIGLTTGLVEEIYHPGYVAKRMELGAVIAAAPANFVIRERPEPGDIIILLGGGTGRDGIGGATGSSKVHTVKSVTTAAAEVQKGNAVEERKIQRLFRNKEVSLMIRRCNDFGAGGVSVAVGELASGLDINLDAVPKKYEGLNGTEIAISESQERMAVVVRESDVEKFIEAAQKENLNAVVVAVVTDTNRLVMKWRGKTIVNIKREFLDSAGASHEAVALIESPSEPDASPLSNPLECVARELNKHVKCENCVKNHLTDAWKANINDLACCSQRGLGERFDGSIGSGTVLFPYGGKYQNTPEAGMSAKIPVVSPRETSTVSIMSYGFDPRIGQWSPWHGAKISVLSSLAKITCLGGKARTSRLSFQEFFGRAVDEKTWGYPAAALLGSVDAQIESGCASIGGKDSMSGTFEDIDVPHTLVSFAVTHDEAKNIASGSFKTAGDKIYMVSVPYSKLLAPDYDTFLANSDIIYDLNRAGKIKAMYPVGAGGIAEAVTKMAMGNMIGAEIDGADVNSLFVPTYGNIIIETSEDFSSASDGAGFREGTLSLIGKTTSERSIKILNAKLGGKTNHCVEIPLEDLVFAWEDKLKNVFPRVSNETPQTELPKWATSVHQSLSEIRKAPAFVQPSSHPKVLLPVFPGTNCEFDMARAFNLAGADTKILVLRNKNQDMLAQSLSELERELKDTQILALSGGFSAGDEPDGSAKFIANVLRAGCIRDEVMNLLKKRKGLVLGICNGFQALVKTGLAVYGEIVDMKEDMPTLTYNRLGRHISRIVRTRIVSAASPWALHQSVIDSRNHLIAVSHGEGRFVCEEATAKKLFENGQVFTQYVDEFGNPAMTEPDNPNGSAFAIEGITSPDGHVLGKMGHSERGIGFEANGSSFDLFKNVVGNTVTNESETTCENIFAAGVAYFK; from the coding sequence ATGTACAGACTCTATGTAGAAAGAAAGCCCGGTTTTGAAAACGAGGCAAAGCGTTATTTATCTGAAATCAATGGATTTCTAGGGATTTCGAGCGTCACGGCAGTTCGTTATTTTAATCGTTACGATATTGAAAATGTAAGTGAAAATATTGCAAAGATTGCCGCTACTCGTATTTTTTCCGAACCTCAGAGCGATTACGTTACTTACGAAAAACTTCCAAAAAATGAAAGCGTCCGTGAAATCGTGTGGGAATTTCTTCCGGGTCAGTACGATCAGCGTGCAGACAGTGCAGAGCAGTGTTTGTCATTGCTCCGAGCCGGTTTAAAAAATATAAAAACTTTATCTCAATCGCCGTCTGTTCGCTGTGCAAAAGTTGTGCTTTTAAGCGGAAGTATTTCCGATGCTGAAATTAAAAAAATCGAAAATTATTTGATAAATCCGGTCGATTCTCGTCTCACAACCGATGACGAAATCCCAAAAACTTTAAAACTTCACGTCGAAGAGCCTTTCGATATTCCTGTCGTTGACGGTTTTATCAAAATGGACGATAAAACTCTTGAAGAATATCGGAATAAAATGGGTCTTGCGATGGATTTTTCGGATATCAAATTTCTTCAGGATTATTTTAAGGGCGAAAAGCGCGATCCTGTCGAAACTGAAATCCGCGTGCTTGATACATACTGGTCTGACCACTGCCGCCATACGACTTTTTTGACAGAACTCAAAGATATAAAAATCGCAGATGGCTCTTATTCTAGCTTGTTCAAAAATTCTCTCGAAAAATACAACAAAATGCGCACCGATTTGTATGTGGGCAGAAAAGATAAACATGTCTGCCTTATGGACATGGCTGTGATTGGAATGAAATATCTTAAAAAGCACGGAAAACTTGAAGATATGGAAGTTTCGGAAGAAAACAACGCTTGCTCTGTCTATATCGACGTACATTATACGACAGATGAAAACGGCAAAAAATTAGATTCGGCAGACCCTAAAGCTACTGAGCGCTGGCTTATGATGTTTAAAAACGAAACACACAACCATCCTACAGAGATAGAGCCTTTTGGAGGTGCTGCTACTTGTCTTGGAGGTGCAATCAGAGACCCGCTTTCGGGGCGTTCGTGGGTTTATCAGTCAATGCGCATAACAGGGGCTTCTGACCCGACTGTCCCGCTGAGCGATACGATGAAAGGGAAACTGCCTCAGATTAAACTTTGTAGAGAAGCCGCGCAGGGATTTTCTTCTTATGGGAACCAGATAGGTCTTACAACAGGTTTGGTCGAAGAAATCTATCATCCCGGCTACGTTGCAAAAAGGATGGAACTTGGAGCTGTGATTGCAGCAGCTCCTGCCAATTTTGTTATCAGAGAACGCCCTGAACCTGGCGATATCATAATTTTGCTCGGAGGCGGAACAGGGCGCGACGGCATTGGAGGCGCAACAGGTTCTTCAAAAGTTCATACTGTAAAATCCGTTACAACTGCTGCCGCCGAAGTTCAAAAAGGAAACGCCGTTGAAGAACGTAAGATTCAGCGTTTGTTCCGCAATAAAGAAGTCAGTTTGATGATTCGCCGCTGCAACGACTTTGGAGCAGGCGGTGTTTCTGTCGCTGTAGGTGAGTTAGCTTCCGGCTTAGATATAAATTTGGATGCAGTGCCTAAAAAATACGAAGGTCTTAACGGCACTGAAATTGCAATCTCCGAATCACAGGAGCGAATGGCTGTCGTTGTCCGCGAAAGCGATGTTGAAAAATTTATTGAAGCTGCGCAAAAAGAAAACTTGAATGCAGTCGTCGTCGCTGTCGTTACAGATACGAATCGCCTTGTGATGAAGTGGCGCGGCAAAACAATTGTTAATATTAAACGCGAATTTTTAGATTCTGCCGGTGCAAGTCACGAGGCAGTCGCATTGATAGAAAGTCCTTCCGAGCCTGATGCATCACCTCTTTCGAATCCTTTGGAATGTGTTGCCCGAGAGCTTAACAAGCATGTAAAATGCGAAAACTGCGTAAAAAACCATCTTACAGATGCGTGGAAAGCAAATATAAACGATCTTGCATGCTGCTCACAGCGCGGGCTTGGTGAGCGCTTTGACGGCTCTATAGGTTCTGGAACTGTATTATTCCCTTACGGTGGAAAATATCAAAATACTCCTGAAGCGGGAATGTCAGCAAAGATTCCTGTTGTGTCTCCTCGTGAAACATCTACTGTAAGCATTATGTCTTATGGTTTTGACCCACGCATTGGGCAGTGGTCGCCATGGCACGGTGCAAAAATTTCTGTTTTATCGTCGCTTGCTAAGATCACGTGTCTTGGCGGAAAAGCTCGTACAAGCCGTTTGAGTTTTCAGGAATTTTTCGGACGAGCTGTAGATGAAAAAACTTGGGGATACCCGGCAGCCGCATTGCTCGGCTCTGTAGATGCTCAAATTGAATCAGGATGTGCTTCAATCGGCGGTAAAGATTCCATGTCAGGCACTTTTGAAGATATCGACGTGCCTCACACACTCGTAAGTTTTGCGGTGACACACGATGAAGCAAAAAATATCGCAAGCGGTTCTTTTAAAACTGCCGGTGACAAAATATACATGGTGAGCGTTCCTTATTCAAAGCTTCTTGCCCCAGATTATGACACTTTTCTTGCGAACTCAGACATCATCTATGATTTGAATCGGGCAGGCAAAATTAAGGCGATGTATCCTGTTGGGGCTGGCGGCATTGCAGAAGCAGTGACAAAGATGGCGATGGGAAACATGATAGGTGCGGAAATCGACGGAGCTGATGTAAATTCACTGTTTGTTCCGACGTACGGAAACATCATCATTGAAACTTCTGAAGATTTTTCAAGCGCTTCTGACGGGGCAGGTTTCAGAGAAGGAACTTTGTCTCTAATCGGTAAGACGACTTCCGAACGCAGTATAAAAATCTTGAATGCAAAACTCGGCGGCAAGACCAATCATTGTGTAGAAATTCCTCTTGAAGACTTGGTTTTTGCTTGGGAAGATAAACTTAAAAATGTATTTCCGCGAGTAAGCAACGAGACTCCTCAGACGGAACTTCCAAAATGGGCAACTTCTGTTCATCAATCGCTGAGCGAGATAAGAAAAGCCCCTGCATTTGTTCAGCCTTCATCGCACCCAAAAGTTTTGCTCCCTGTGTTCCCCGGCACAAACTGCGAATTTGATATGGCACGTGCATTCAATCTTGCAGGAGCAGATACAAAAATTTTAGTTCTCCGCAACAAAAATCAGGATATGCTTGCGCAATCGCTGAGCGAGCTTGAACGCGAGTTGAAAGATACACAGATTTTGGCGCTTAGCGGTGGATTTTCTGCCGGCGACGAACCTGACGGTTCTGCGAAATTTATCGCAAATGTTTTGAGGGCAGGCTGCATCAGAGATGAAGTTATGAATCTTCTAAAAAAACGGAAAGGGCTTGTTCTTGGAATATGCAACGGATTTCAGGCACTTGTAAAAACAGGTCTTGCAGTTTACGGAGAAATAGTCGATATGAAAGAAGATATGCCGACGCTCACTTACAACCGTCTTGGCCGCCATATTTCACGAATTGTTCGGACTAGGATTGTTTCTGCTGCAAGTCCATGGGCGCTTCATCAAAGCGTTATAGACAGCCGCAACCATTTGATTGCAGTTTCTCACGGAGAAGGGCGCTTTGTCTGCGAAGAAGCGACTGCAAAAAAACTTTTTGAAAACGGTCAGGTATTCACACAGTATGTCGACGAATTCGGCAATCCTGCAATGACAGAACCTGATAATCCAAACGGCTCTGCGTTTGCAATAGAAGGCATCACATCTCCCGATGGACACGTTCTTGGAAAGATGGGGCATTCGGAACGCGGAATCGGCTTTGAAGCAAACGGTTCAAGTTTTGATTTGTTCAAAAACGTTGTCGGAAACACTGTTACAAACGAATCTGAAACTACGTGCGAAAATATCTTTGCGGCTGGAGTCGCATATTTTAAATAA